In a genomic window of candidate division TA06 bacterium:
- a CDS encoding FecR domain-containing protein has protein sequence MMINKSYKKTISLAVVILQLLGLAAPALAEYKPAWAKINYLKGRVEVQKAQGIIWAKAAVKMKLGAGDKISTEDGSEAEIVLEDGSVLKMKDKSLLLIERMEKSKKPTISVVNSFKVRTGKVLGCVRKLSSLDSKFIVETPTAVAGIRGTVFAIYVEGDSTGLDVLMGEVGIRGDSGEEIMVGEKMTTTVARGDSAKAPVAMTAAKIAFITLWAGAAIKLGSLGAATATAWYASTAAVVTGASVVVAGIVALIIAGGGNEGSKPTPAKTIPGPPGWPQ, from the coding sequence ATGATGATCAACAAATCATACAAAAAAACCATCAGCTTGGCCGTCGTCATCCTGCAATTGCTGGGGCTGGCCGCTCCGGCCCTGGCCGAATACAAGCCCGCCTGGGCCAAAATAAATTACCTTAAAGGCCGGGTGGAGGTACAGAAGGCCCAGGGAATTATCTGGGCCAAGGCGGCGGTAAAAATGAAACTGGGAGCCGGCGATAAAATATCCACCGAGGACGGGTCCGAGGCCGAGATCGTGCTGGAGGACGGCAGCGTGCTGAAGATGAAGGATAAGAGCCTGCTTTTGATCGAGCGGATGGAGAAGAGCAAGAAGCCTACGATCAGCGTGGTAAACTCCTTCAAGGTGCGGACCGGCAAAGTGCTGGGCTGCGTCCGCAAGCTGAGCTCGCTGGATTCCAAGTTCATTGTGGAGACGCCCACCGCGGTGGCCGGAATCCGGGGCACGGTGTTCGCTATTTATGTGGAAGGCGATTCCACAGGACTGGACGTGCTTATGGGCGAAGTCGGGATCAGGGGCGACAGCGGGGAGGAGATAATGGTGGGCGAGAAGATGACCACCACCGTGGCCAGGGGCGACTCGGCTAAGGCTCCGGTGGCCATGACCGCCGCCAAGATAGCCTTCATTACCCTGTGGGCCGGAGCGGCCATTAAACTGGGCAGCCTGGGCGCGGCCACCGCCACCGCCTGGTATGCCTCCACCGCGGCCGTAGTGACGGGGGCCAGCGTAGTGGTGGCCGGGATCGTAGCCCTGATCATAGCCGGCGGCGGGAACGAAGGGAGCAAGCCCACCCCGGCCAAGACCATCCCCGGACCGCCGGGCTGGCCGCAGTAA
- a CDS encoding branched-chain amino acid ABC transporter permease → MIKHLKILVWPLWIGLLCWPFMGPKGAWITAVALAAATLAFTHFGKALAPKISQVNFSPGWAVLNKFPQKAWLALGLTALAIFPFALNNYYLDVMITAGIYIVLALGLNIIVGLAGLLVLGYIAFYAVGAYAYAILGTQYHLSFFLALPLASLLALLFGFVLGLPTLRLRGDYLAIVTLGFGEIIRIVLNNWDGFTGGPNGIMHIPRPSLFGLKMGTPAHLYFLVLAMIALVSFLIGRLNDSRLGRALIAMREDETAARACGVDTTRLKMLAFALSAAVAGMMGVVFAAKMNFVSPESFTFWESVMILCMVVLGGMASIPGVILGALILVVIPEWLRPVQNFRMLIFGASMVAMMIFRPQGLLPSKRKTYKEIK, encoded by the coding sequence ATGATCAAACATCTTAAAATACTCGTCTGGCCTTTATGGATCGGCCTGCTCTGCTGGCCCTTCATGGGACCCAAGGGCGCATGGATCACCGCTGTTGCCCTGGCGGCGGCCACTCTGGCATTTACGCATTTTGGCAAGGCGCTGGCTCCCAAAATAAGTCAAGTAAACTTTTCCCCGGGCTGGGCCGTTCTGAACAAGTTTCCCCAAAAAGCCTGGCTGGCTTTGGGCCTGACGGCTTTGGCAATATTTCCTTTCGCCCTCAACAATTATTATCTGGACGTGATGATCACCGCCGGCATTTACATCGTGCTGGCTTTGGGTTTGAATATCATCGTGGGCCTGGCCGGGCTTTTGGTGCTGGGATACATCGCCTTTTACGCCGTAGGGGCCTACGCCTACGCCATTCTGGGGACCCAGTATCATCTTTCCTTCTTTTTAGCCCTGCCCCTAGCCTCCCTGCTGGCACTGCTCTTCGGATTTGTCCTGGGCCTGCCCACCTTAAGGCTGCGGGGCGACTACCTGGCTATTGTTACCCTGGGCTTCGGCGAAATAATAAGAATTGTGCTCAACAACTGGGACGGATTCACCGGGGGCCCCAACGGCATCATGCACATCCCGCGGCCTTCCCTGTTTGGCTTAAAGATGGGAACCCCGGCCCATCTGTATTTCCTCGTACTGGCCATGATCGCCCTGGTCTCGTTTTTAATCGGCCGGCTGAACGACTCCCGGCTGGGCCGGGCATTGATCGCCATGCGCGAAGACGAGACCGCGGCTCGGGCCTGCGGGGTAGATACCACCCGGCTTAAGATGCTGGCCTTTGCCCTCAGCGCGGCGGTGGCCGGGATGATGGGAGTGGTTTTTGCCGCCAAGATGAACTTCGTTTCCCCGGAAAGTTTTACCTTCTGGGAATCGGTGATGATCCTGTGCATGGTGGTGCTGGGCGGCATGGCCTCCATCCCCGGCGTGATCCTGGGTGCCCTGATCCTGGTGGTGATACCGGAGTGGCTGCGCCCGGTGCAGAATTTCAGGATGCTGATCTTCGGGGCCTCCATGGTGGCCATGATGATTTTCCGGCCCCAGGGGTTGCTTCCCAGCAAAAGAAAAACATACAAGGAGATAAAATAA
- a CDS encoding T9SS type A sorting domain-containing protein, with protein MKKIICAIALTLALVLPAQAVRIWRSDLSGYSWNTPSAWVHSDNNGLTWDNSDSTYPNAATDSLITIDSTHIVTVAMPITVDQLLVKGMLTQNATITVNDGPGGDIVVTGAYERLADSLVLNPGAAMIFGPNSYYYHYINGREIPAATWDSLATLYINGVTSTMPTGMDQAFGNIEWSCYGQTVDMTLPGGASFTARNLSVTNTSDTTGMAHGIYLTSGAKPSLTVNNFKISGNSKVILGSGGSRNLHVKGDFATYDPGWLYLTDTLKAGIDTLFLYGNYSHLVAGIGGGGPDSTAIVFCGADTQYYNPGGEILTGYINYQVNPGSVLKIPEGTTFGMGSLGDFALMPGATLAYSDYWGIYPTGQDTGVIRVFGSRNYSQGANYHVYSSTTGPYYTGPGLPDTVNQLTIESYGDQAYLNKDLAVMDTLKLLVNNLRFDGKKLSLFGPIYQTSGNLVSDSLSVLAVMGGNPAGLKLPFGIQRLGTLIVNRPALITTSDSLDIYSGYMQISGKIGSGQLRYKPNAILTYNSTVSDTTSDREFPIINGPLNLTVQTAAALQLHADRTIKGTLTLNGALSTGANILTLDKWGMVVQGAGFVSGHLSKLVPAAADTVINYELGTVGSGKSPVTVRIFNNTVPAFVTAGVYENSHPSVGDGSSCLKKYWSLWGPGLAADACQLTFYYGALDFNPPKYTESAHEPTMVAARYDYTATPGWQLPAIIARNPGTAADGGSVVINHAGNFATNPEFTLARDSAAIFLPPVDTLSFNLAGGAYRMFSVPVSPFDSTISRILGDDLGAYSDTTWRIFGYKPSSDYAEQPYIFSGYGYWLATTNDALIDADGYVLLNTFNQPIDGGWNLIGDPFDTTVTLANITVLWNDTASHSLNFTDSTVNDVVRQKIYNWRDDSPDFENNGVWDSLIPYNVGDQMRPWMGYALYALRPCTLMMERFRGQKSDKPAQAPQCQIDWQLALDVSSGTAVDRGLKLGVSPQASQTYDRLDAEKPPLIFHTVKAFIPHQDWNQGPCRSYQYDFRPPADYIEWPLVIETAQADQPVVLTAQISGELGNEGYLYLLDRRRGKTFDLKTQKIIGFSGSQELAVVYSSKPFDGRTLTPLTFGLGRIGPNPFIQRTTINYQLPQAGLVSMAVYNITGQRVRTLLSQNLPPGYYSQIWDGRNDGGRALSAGVYIVRLSASGRSAAQKIVKLQ; from the coding sequence ATGAAGAAAATTATCTGTGCAATAGCCCTGACCCTGGCCCTGGTCCTGCCGGCCCAGGCGGTGCGCATATGGCGTAGCGATTTATCTGGTTACTCGTGGAACACTCCCAGCGCCTGGGTGCATTCCGATAACAACGGCCTTACCTGGGACAACAGCGACAGCACATATCCCAATGCCGCCACAGACAGCTTGATAACCATAGACAGCACTCACATTGTAACGGTGGCCATGCCCATAACCGTGGACCAGCTGCTGGTGAAAGGAATGCTCACCCAGAACGCCACCATCACCGTCAACGACGGGCCGGGCGGCGACATCGTGGTGACTGGCGCCTATGAACGCCTGGCGGATTCGCTGGTTTTGAACCCCGGGGCCGCCATGATTTTCGGCCCCAACAGTTACTATTACCATTATATTAACGGCAGAGAAATTCCTGCCGCAACCTGGGATTCGCTCGCCACTCTTTATATCAACGGGGTGACCAGCACCATGCCCACCGGGATGGACCAGGCCTTCGGGAACATCGAATGGAGCTGTTACGGCCAGACGGTTGATATGACGCTCCCCGGCGGGGCTTCCTTTACCGCCAGAAACTTATCCGTTACTAATACCTCCGATACCACCGGGATGGCGCATGGGATTTATCTTACCAGCGGCGCCAAGCCCAGCCTGACGGTGAACAACTTTAAGATCAGCGGTAATTCCAAGGTGATCCTGGGGTCAGGCGGGTCGCGAAACCTTCATGTCAAAGGAGACTTTGCGACATATGATCCAGGCTGGCTATACCTGACCGACACCCTGAAGGCCGGCATAGACACATTGTTTCTCTACGGCAACTATTCCCATCTGGTGGCCGGCATCGGCGGCGGCGGCCCGGACTCCACCGCCATCGTTTTCTGCGGCGCCGATACCCAGTATTACAATCCCGGCGGCGAGATATTAACGGGCTACATAAACTACCAGGTGAACCCGGGTTCGGTCCTGAAAATCCCTGAAGGGACCACTTTCGGCATGGGCAGTCTGGGCGATTTCGCCCTGATGCCGGGCGCCACCCTGGCCTATTCCGATTACTGGGGCATTTATCCCACCGGGCAGGATACGGGCGTGATCCGGGTTTTTGGCAGCCGGAACTACAGCCAAGGGGCCAACTATCACGTCTATTCCAGTACGACCGGGCCGTACTATACTGGCCCGGGCCTACCCGATACCGTCAACCAGCTGACCATCGAGAGTTACGGCGACCAGGCCTATCTTAACAAGGACCTGGCAGTGATGGACACCCTGAAACTGCTGGTCAATAATCTGCGGTTCGACGGCAAGAAGCTTTCACTTTTTGGTCCCATATATCAAACTTCGGGCAACCTGGTCAGCGACAGCCTTTCTGTCTTGGCGGTGATGGGCGGAAACCCGGCAGGGTTGAAGCTTCCATTCGGGATCCAGAGACTGGGGACGCTGATCGTCAACCGGCCGGCCCTGATCACCACTTCCGACAGCCTCGACATATATTCGGGATACATGCAGATCTCCGGGAAGATAGGGTCCGGCCAACTGCGATACAAACCAAATGCAATTTTGACCTATAACAGCACGGTCAGCGACACCACCTCCGACCGTGAATTCCCGATTATCAACGGGCCCCTTAACCTGACGGTTCAGACGGCCGCCGCCCTGCAACTGCACGCCGACCGAACCATCAAGGGCACTCTGACTCTTAATGGAGCTCTTTCCACCGGTGCCAATATCCTCACCCTGGATAAATGGGGTATGGTGGTGCAGGGCGCCGGCTTCGTCAGCGGGCATCTGTCAAAACTAGTGCCGGCGGCGGCCGATACGGTGATCAATTACGAATTGGGCACGGTGGGGTCCGGCAAAAGCCCGGTGACAGTGAGGATATTCAACAATACAGTCCCTGCTTTTGTTACTGCCGGGGTGTATGAGAACAGCCACCCTTCCGTCGGCGACGGGTCTTCCTGCTTGAAAAAATACTGGTCGCTTTGGGGACCCGGTCTGGCGGCCGACGCCTGTCAGTTGACATTTTACTACGGAGCCCTGGATTTCAATCCGCCCAAATATACCGAGTCGGCCCACGAACCAACCATGGTGGCGGCGCGCTATGATTACACTGCCACCCCCGGGTGGCAACTGCCAGCCATAATTGCCCGCAACCCGGGGACCGCTGCCGATGGCGGTTCGGTAGTGATAAACCACGCCGGCAATTTTGCCACTAACCCGGAATTTACGTTGGCCCGCGATTCCGCCGCCATCTTCCTGCCGCCCGTAGATACGTTGAGCTTTAACCTGGCCGGCGGCGCCTACCGGATGTTCTCAGTGCCGGTGTCTCCCTTTGATTCCACTATCAGCCGGATATTGGGCGACGACCTGGGAGCCTATTCCGACACCACCTGGCGCATCTTTGGATATAAGCCTTCTTCGGATTATGCGGAGCAGCCTTATATCTTCAGCGGATATGGCTACTGGCTGGCCACGACCAATGATGCCCTGATAGACGCCGATGGCTATGTATTGTTAAACACGTTCAACCAGCCCATAGACGGCGGCTGGAACCTGATAGGCGATCCCTTCGACACCACCGTCACCCTGGCCAATATCACAGTTTTATGGAACGATACCGCCAGCCACTCTCTCAATTTCACGGATTCCACAGTCAACGACGTGGTTCGTCAGAAAATATACAACTGGCGGGATGATAGCCCGGACTTTGAAAACAACGGGGTCTGGGACAGCCTTATTCCCTACAACGTCGGAGATCAAATGCGTCCCTGGATGGGTTATGCCCTGTATGCCTTAAGGCCCTGCACTTTGATGATGGAGCGGTTCCGGGGACAGAAATCGGATAAACCGGCCCAGGCCCCCCAATGTCAGATCGACTGGCAACTGGCCCTGGATGTTTCTTCCGGCACCGCAGTCGACCGGGGCCTTAAGCTGGGTGTTTCCCCCCAGGCCAGCCAGACCTATGACCGGCTGGATGCCGAAAAGCCTCCGCTGATCTTCCATACCGTAAAGGCTTTTATCCCGCACCAGGACTGGAACCAGGGGCCATGCCGGTCTTATCAGTACGATTTCCGTCCGCCGGCAGACTACATCGAATGGCCGCTGGTGATCGAGACGGCCCAGGCCGACCAGCCGGTGGTACTGACCGCTCAAATATCAGGGGAGCTGGGGAACGAAGGATACCTCTACCTGCTGGACCGGAGAAGAGGAAAGACCTTTGACCTGAAGACCCAAAAGATCATCGGCTTTTCCGGATCCCAGGAACTGGCGGTGGTCTATTCCTCAAAACCGTTTGACGGACGGACCCTGACGCCTTTGACCTTCGGCCTGGGACGGATAGGCCCCAACCCCTTTATTCAACGAACAACGATCAATTATCAATTACCACAAGCCGGGTTGGTCAGCATGGCCGTTTATAACATAACCGGACAGAGGGTGCGGACCTTGCTCAGCCAAAACCTGCCGCCGGGATACTACTCCCAGATCTGGGACGGTCGGAATGACGGGGGAAGAGCCCTGTCGGCCGGAGTATACATAGTCAGACTAAGCGCCTCAGGCCGGAGCGCCGCCCAAAAGATAGTCAAGCTGCAATAG